In Nocardia sp. NBC_00403, the DNA window CGCGTCCGGCAAAACCGGACGCCACGGCGATTCATAGCCGGACCGAATCACCTCGCACCCGCTCACCACGCGGCTCATCGGCTCATACGCCGGTGAGGGCCCGATACACCCGGGCGGCCGCCCGCGGGGGCAGTCGGACACTGGCCGAACGGATTTCGTCGCGCGCACAACGGTCGATGGCGACCGCATCGCCGACCACCTCGTCCAGGGCGGTCTGTCCGATGTCCGCCTCCGCCAGATCGAGCACCGTCCGCACCGGCGTCGTGACCAGGAACGAGCCCGCCGACTCGACATCGGTGGCGATCAGTGGACGACGCAACACCACGAGGCGCGGCGTCACCGGCGGACGCCCAGCACCGACCGACAGGTGCAGGAATCGCGGCCGCAGCCGACCGAGCCCGTGCAGTTCGGCCGCGCTCTGATGCGACACCGCGGCGGCGCCATCGAACCAGGCCGCCCACATGGCGTACTCGTCGAGCGGGCCTTCGGGCCAATCGGCCAGCCGAAGTAAACCCACTCCCGCCCGCGTCACCGACCCGTCCCCGAGCGCCACCCGCACCCGCACCTCACAACCGGTACGCAGCACCTGCCTGGTGGTGAAAAATCCGGCATGCCGCCCGGCCAGGCGTCGCAGCACCCGCCATCCCTGCTCCGCGGAATCGAGTGCGCGGGCCGCAGCATCCCCAGCCATGGCCACCAGACTACGCCCGAAACTTGTGTCGCATGTCACAATCAATCCCCTCACCGCGCCCTCAGAGCGAACACAGAAATGTCGGGAAGAATCGGGCTCATGAGTCAGAAGCCTCCTGCCACCGTGACCTCCACCCGGCGCACCCTCGTGATTGCCCTGGTCGTGGTCGTGACGCTGCTCATCGGTGCGCTGGTCGCCGGCGAGGCCTACGCCAGGCACAAGTTCTCGCGGTGCATCAGCACGCAATTCGAGAAGGACATGGGCTCGAAGATCGACGTCGGCTTCGGCTGGCGGCCGATGCTGCTCACCTTGATCGACGGCAAGGTCTCCCGGGTGACGGTGGACAGCGCCGACTCCAAGTTCGGCCCGGCCGTCGGCATGGTGGTGCACGCCAGGTTCAAGGACCTCGATGTCGAGAACGCCGGACAGGGCGGCGGCACCATCAATAGTTCGTCGGCCGATGTCACCTGGAACAACGACGGTATCCGGCAGACGCTCGGCGGCCTGGTCAGCGGCGTGCACTCCTCCTCGAGCAGCGGCATGCTGACCCTCGACGTGCTCGGCGGGCTCGCCCAACTGCAGGTGCAGCCGCGGGTGACGAACGGGGTGGTGCAGGTGGACACCATGTCGGCGGAGCTGCTCGGCATGGGCCTGCCCACCGATCTGGTGCAGGGCATTGTCGATGTCTTCACCCAGAGCCTGCAGAGCTACCCGATGGGCCTGAAGGCGACCGACATCAAGGTGACCGACGACGGTATCACGGTAAAGCTGGAGGGCGGCCGCACCGAGCTCGAGACCGCCCCGGGCGAGGCCCGCTGCTGATCACCACCGAAATCGTGTCCTCGCCGGAGGAATTCGCGCTCCGGACGAATCAGGCGGGGAAACCGTCAAGCACCGCACGGGATTTGGACAGCCCGAGCCGTGTCGCGCCCGCGGCGATCAGTTCCGCTGCGGCTTCGGCGGTCCGGATCCCACCGCTCGCTTTCACTCCGAGACGCCCACCGACCGTGTCGGCCATCAACGCGACCGCGTGCACGCTCGCACCGCCCGCAGGATGAAATCCGGTGGAGGTCTTCACAAAGTTCGCACCCGCACGTTCGGCGACGCGGCAGACCTCCACGATCGCGGCGTCGGGCAATGCGGCAGATTCGATAATCACCTTGAGCACCGCCCGCTCGCCCATTGCCTCGCGGACGGTGACGATGTCGGCCAGGACGGCGTTGTAGTCAGCGGCAAGCGCCGCGCCGACATCGATGACCATGTCCACCTCGGCCGCACCGTGCTCGACGGAAAGGCGAGCTTCCGCGCCTTTCACCAGCGAATGGTGTTTGCCGGAAGGGAATCCGGCGACCGTCGCGATCGCCACGCCCGGTGCGCGCACCGGCAGCATGGACGGCGATACACAGATCGCATACACGCCGAGCGCACGCGCTTCGGCGATGAGTGCGTCGACATCGGCCGTCGTCGCCTCAGGTGCGAGCAAGGTGTGATCGATCATGGCGGCCACTGCGGCCCGGGTCAGCGACGTGGAATTTGCCATGGGGTGAGAGTCTGGCATACCGGCGGCGAATTCCGTTGCGTGCCTCCGGTGCTTCCCGCACACTCGTTATTGTCGGTGGAGTACGGGTATTGCATCGGACACGAGCGCGTACACGACTCCGCCGCAAGCGCAGGAGCGTGTACGGATGGCCCTACTCGTTCGGGAGGAGACGATACCGTGCTGATCCGTCGCGAACGCGCCGATGATGTCACTGCCATCGCGGCGGTGCATCGCAGCGCTTTCGGACCGCAGTACGCCGACGGCGACGCGCGATACACCCTCGCCGACGCCGACATCGTGGAGATGACCGGCGAAGCCGCCGACGACGGCGCCGGCGACCCGCCCGAGGTCGATCTCGTCGCCCGCCTCCGCAGCGACGAAGGCTGGATCCCCACCCTGTCCTTGGTCGCCATCGAGCACGACATAGTCATCGGACATGTGTGCCTCACCCGCGCGGCTGTCGGCCCATTTCCGGTCCTCGCGCTCGGCCCGCTCGGCGTCGACACCGAACACCAGGGCAGCGGCGTCGGCGCGGCCCTCGTACACGCCGCCCTCGGCGCGGCGGATGCCCTCGACGAACCCCTCGTCGCCCTGCTCGGCAGTGTCGACTACTACCCCCAGTTCGGCTTCGTCCCCGCCGCCCGCCTCGGCATCACCCCGGACGAACCCGCCTGGGTCTCCCACTTCCAGGTCCGCCCCCTGACCGCATACGAATCGCAGATAGTCGGCGAATTCCATTACGCCGAACCGTTTTATGGTGTTTGACTTGCTGTGTTTTTTGGCAGCGCCTGCGGCGCCGCGTGTTCGCGGCCCCCTTGGTCTCGCTTCCGAGCCGTCGAGACTCGCGCCTGCGGCGCATGCGCTTCGACGACTCGGAAGCGAGACGGGCCGCGAACTTTAGTGCTCGGTCTCGCTGCGCTCGGAAGACATCATCGTGCCCAGCGGGTGTGGCGGTAGTGATTGTCGCGACGTTGGTGGATCCGCGTCGGTTTGTGTGCGGTGATGGTGGCTCCCTCGCTTGGAGCACTCGCTGCCGGATTGGGGCGTCGATGGTGATGCTCGCGCCTTTGGTGGAAGTACTCGCCTTGCGTGAGGCGGGCGGATGGGGCGAGGAGCGACCTGGGAGGATGTGTCGATGAGTTCCGCTCCATCCGCTCTCGACGACCGTCGTTTCGTGCTCAGCCTCGGCTGCCCGGACCGCCCGGGCATCATTGCTCGAATCACCTCGTTCATCGCCGAGTTCGGCGGGTCGATCGTGGAGGCCGGCTACCACTCCGACGTCGACAGTGGGTGGTTCTTCACCCGGCAGGCGATCAAGGCTTCGACGGTGCCGTTCGGGATCGCCGAACTACGGGACCGGTTCGCGGGAGTGGCCGCGGAGCTGGGGCCGGAGACGGAATGGCAGCTCCTCGATTCCGGGGAGCGGCGGCGCGCGGTGCTGCTGGTCAGCAAGGACGGACACTGCCTGCACGACCTGCTCGGACGCGCCGCCAGCGGTGAGCTGCCCGCCACCATCGAGGCGGTGATCGGCAACCATCCCGACCTCGCAGGCATGACCGAGGCGCACGGCGTGAAGTTCCACTACGTGCCGTTCCCGAAGGACCCGGCCGAACGCGGCCCCGCATTCGAGGAAGTGCGTGCGCTCGTCGACGCCCACGACCCACACGCGGTGGTGCTCGCCAGGTTCATGCAGGTGCTTCCGCCCGAGCTCACCGAGCACTGGGCAGGCCGGGCAATCAATATCCACCACAGCTTCCTGCCGTCGTTCGTCGGCGCCCGCCCCTACCACCAGGCCTTCGCCCGCGGCGTCAAACTGATCGGCGCCACCTGCCACTACGTCACAGCAGAACTGGACGCAGGCCCGATCATCGAACAGGACGTCATCCGCATCGACCACGCCGACGAGGTCCGCGACATGGTCCGCCAGGGCCGCGACATCGAACGCGTAGTCCTGGCCCGCGGCCTCCGCTGGCACCTGGAAGCCCGAGTCCTGGTCCACGGCCGCCGCACAGTCGTCTTCAACTGACAAACCACCCACGACACAACCGCACCGTCGTCCTCACACACGGCCGCAACTTCGACATCGACGGTAGTCGAAATGGCGGCTGCGTAGGAAGTCCGCAACCACCATTCGACTACCGTCGATGTTCGTTGGGCGGTCAGCCTACGGCTTCTGCTGGGGTGCGGGTGGATTCGAGAACCTGGGTTAGTTCTTCGTTGAAGCGGTCGTGGGCCTCGGTGTTGCCGAGATGGCCGGTGTTCAGTACCTCGTACTTGGCCAGGCTGCCTGTTTCGCTGAGCATTTCGGCGATCAGCTCCGAGTGTGCGGGTGGTGTCATGTCGTCGAGGGAGCCCGCGAGCACGGTTGTGGGCACCACCAGGTTTCGTGCCGATTCGCCGAGGTCCATCTCGGCGAGAAGGATGCCGAACTCAGCGCGCACGCGGGCTGGGCAGGAGCGCACGATGGCCATGCTGAAGGCGATCTCGTCGTCGGTGGCGGCGAGGGTCATGATCTGCCTGGCGAAGACCCAGCGCACCGGAGCAAGCGGCGGGAAGAGGATGGGGGTGCCGAGTCCGAGGCGGCCGATGAAGGCGGGCAAGGGAATTCGGAGCTTCAGCAGCGGGAGCGGTCGGTTGAACAACGGCACGACCGTGGTAGTTGCGACCAGCCCGTGCGGGGCGGTATTGGTCAGCAGCACCGCGAGCGCCTGCTCGGCGACCCGCTCGGGATACCGTCCGGCCCAGGCCTGCAGCGTCATTCCGCCGAGGCTGTGCCCGACCAGCACGGCCTTGCGGCCGCGACGCAGAGTGGCCGCGAGGACAGCGGCCAGATCGTCGGCGAGCAGATCGGTGGTCAGCGGGCTGGAACCGAGTTCGCTTTCTCCGTGCCCGCGCTGGTCATAGGTGATCACGCGGTACTCGCCCGCGAAGGCGTTGATCTGTGCGTTCCAGTATTCGATGGCGCAGGTCCAGCCGTGCACGAGCACGATCACCTGTCCGTCGGCCGGTCCGTATGCGTGCACCCGCAGCTTGGCGCCGTCGGCGGTGGTCACGGGGACGACCTGATGCGCAACGGTAGGCGGGTTCAACGCCGCGGTCGCATAGGTACGGTTCCGCAGATTGGCGCGGTGTACGTCGAGCAAGCCCCGGATATGTTCCGGGAGGTTCCCCAACGCAGACGGCAGCATTGCACGCATCGGACACTCCTTTGTGTTACTGCTCGATACAGTAACCCCGATTCGCGCTGCTAACTAGAGCTAGCACCAAGAAAGTGCGACCGCCGCGCCTTCACCACCCCGGCGCGGCTTCGGACGGACACCGTCCGGCTCTGCCCAATTACTGCCGAATTCCGCCCTACCAGCGCGGACCGCGCTGAATCTCGTCCACCTTCGGCCGCACATCGGCCAGGTAGATGCCGGTCGCAATGATCGCAATGAGCGCAAGCAGACTCGTCACCGTCAGCGAAAGCAGCAGGAACAACAGCGCCGCGGCGAGGATCGCGATCCAGATCGGCTTGGTCAGCTTGTCCACCGCAGTGAAGGCGTCCGGACGCTGACGAATGGCGTGAATCAGCGCGAAGATCGTCGCACCGAGTGCTACCAGCCGCAGCACGAACAAGATCATGCCGGTTAAATCTTGCGCCACATTCACCCCACCCATCATAGAAGCAACGACCCCGCGCACCACGGGTGCGCGGGGTCGTCGTTTGTGCGTCAGGCGATTACACCTTCTTGGGAGCAGCCTTCTTGGCCGGAGCCTTCTTGGCCGGAGCCTTCTTGGCGGGGGCCTTCGCGGCAACGGGCTCCTCGGCCGCGGCGGGCGCGGTCTCGGTGGTCACCGTCAGCACCTCGGCCTCGACGACCGGCTCGGCGACGACCTCGACCTCGACCTCGACCTCGACCTCATCCTTGGCCGGACGGCCGAGCAGGTCGTTGACCTTGCCGAGCACGTCCTCCGCGCGGCTGACCGCGTCGGTGTAGAGGGATTCCACGCGCTCGATCTGATCCTCGACCAGGTGGTTGGCGCGCAGCCGCTCGACGGTCTCCTCGCCGCGAACGGCCAGGTCCGCGTACAGGTCGAGGACCTTGGCGTAGTACTTCTCGGCGAGCGTGCGCAGCTCCTCCGGAGTGAACTTCTCGCGGAGCTCGGCGAGGTCCTCCGGCAGTTCGGAAGGCAGCCCGGACAACCGCTCACGCAGCGTCTCGAACTGAGCCTGCACGTCGGCGGGCACGTTTGCGAAGCGCTCACGAGCCTCTTCGACGCGGCCGGTCACATCGGCGGTGGCGGCACGCTCACGCACCTGAGTGACAGCGTCGAGCACCGCGGCGTAGACCGCGTCGCCTGCGCCGACGGTGGCGAACAGTGGCTTGGTGGTCTGGTTCTTCTCGGTCATTCTTCGTTCTCCTGGCGTGGCGGAGTGTCGGTTGTCGTAAGCGGAACTTCGCTGTCCCATTGATCCCCCCCTGACTCGTTCCCTCCGTTTTCGCGGCGAAACGATTCATAGATATCCAGCAGGACCTGCTTTTGCCGTTCGCTGATCGACGTATCGGCAAGCAGGGCATCCCGGATCGGACTGTGCGGCCGCTGCTCGAGATAGCCAGCCCGTACGTACAACACCTCCGAGGACACCCGCAGTGCCTTGGCGATCTGCGTGAGTACCTCGGCGGACGGATTGCGCAATCCGCGCTCGATCTGACTGAGGTATGGATTGCTCACTCCCGCAAGGGTGGCGAGCTGACGCAGCGAGACTTGCGCAGCCTCTCGCTGTGCCCTGATGAACCCTCCGATGTCGTGCGCCGCGTTCACGACGCGGGCCGCCTTTTCTCCGACGCCTGCCGATTGCTCGGCCGAACTGTCGGTGTACTCGGCGGAAACCTCGGGCTGGTCTGCCATCACTCACCTTCTGGCGGTTGTACGGTATCAATTCTAAATGAGGGTGCTAGCTATTGCAAGCACTCTGTTAGCACTCTTCCAGCAAACATTCGGCGCTCTATCCTTCAGCCGTGGAACAGCACCTGCGAAATCGTGTAGATCGCAAGCCCTGCCAGCGATCCGACCACCGTTCCGTTGATGCGGATGAATTGCAGATCGCGCCCAACCTGCAATTCGATCTTCTTGCTCGCTTCCTCGGCATCCCACCTGGCAACCGTGTCGGTGACCAGGGTCGTGATCTCTCCTGCATAGTTTCCCACCAGATAGCGCGCCCCCCTGTCGATCCAGCCGTCGACTTTTGCGCGCATCTCGTCGTCGTCACGCAGCCGCTCACCGAGCTGCTGCACGTTCTCGGCAACCTTCCTACGCAGCGTACTGCTGGGATCATCCGCTGATTCCAGGATCAGCCGCTTGGCAGCGCGCCAGGTCGCCTCGGCCATGCCGGTGATCTCCTCGCGCCCCATCACCTGCGCCTTGATCCGCTCGGCCTTCTTGATCATCGCGTCGTCGTGCTGCAGGTCGTCGGCGAATTCCTCGAGGAACCGATTCGCCGCGAGGCGCACCTCGTGCTCGGGATTCGAACGGACCTTCCAGGTGAACTCGACCAGTTCCCGATAGATCTTTTCTGAAAGCAGAATGTTTACGAATTTCGGAGCCCATTGCGGAGCATCGCGCAAAACAATCCGATCGATCGTCTCCTGGCTGCCCAGCGCCCACTGATGGGCACGCTCGGCGAGCATGTCGAGCAGCGGAAGCTGCCGATTGTCGGCCAACAGTTCGGCAAGCACCCTGCCGATCGGCGGACCCCACAGCGGTTCCGCGATCCGCTTGACGATCGTGTTGTCGATGATCTGCTCGACGTCCTCGTCACGCAGCACGCCGACCACCGCACGCAGGATGGTCGAACTCTCCTCGGCCACCCGCGCGGCATGGCCGGAGTCCGCCATCCAGCGCCCGACCCGCCAGGAGATCTGCGCCGAGGTCACCTTCGCCGAGACCACATCCGGAGCAAGAAAGTTCGAACCGACGAAGGAACCCAGACTCGCGCCGAGCTGATCCTTTTTCTTCCGGATGATCGCGGTGTGCGGAATCGGCAAGCCGAGCGGATGCCGGAACAGCGCGGTCACGGCGAACCAATCGGCGAGCGCACCGACCATGCCCGCTTCCGAGGCCGCGCGCACATAGCCGACCCAGTCGCCACCCGAACCGCGTGATTCCAACCAACGGCAGAGCAGATAGATCACCGTCGCAAAGGCCAGCAGCCCGGTAGCCAGTGCCTTCATCCGGAACAGGTCGCGCTTCTTGCCTTCCTCGTCCACGAAGGCCGCGAAGGTACTGGGTGCCGCTGCGGCAGGCTGGGTGCGCGTGTCGAGAACCGCGATGTTGCCGGGAGCTTTCTCCATGCCTTCCATTCTGCGGTGCCCGGCACTCGGCCATACTCGGCACAGCACCGGCAGCGTGTGACGACACACCCGCGCCGCGCCCGTTCCGGTCGGCAAATATGTGGTTCCTGCCGCATCAGCGACCCAAACGCACATCTCACCGGTTGCCTGGACCTAAGCTTGTGGTCCGAGGAGCCCAATGGCTCGAAGCCCGAACCCCTACGAACGAGGGAGCTCACGCTGTCCACCGAAGACCTTGTCGACGTCGGCGAGCTCGCCGAGCGACCGGCAGCGGTGCGCACCGGCCGGACGGACGGCCGCAAGCGCCGATGGCGGCAGCACAAGATCGACCGGCGCGAAGAGCTGGTCGACGGCACCCTCGCGGCGATTCGCACCCGGGGCAGCAATGCCGGCATGGACGAAATCGCCGCCGAGATCGGTGTCTCCAAAACCGTGCTCTACCGGTACTTCTCCGATAAGAACGACCTGGTCCACGCCACCATGCAGCGGTTCATCGAAACCACGCTGATGCCGCGGGTCTACGAGGCGATCAGCCTCGATGCCGACGAGTACCAGCTGGTGCGCTCGGCCCTCTCGGCCTACGTCGGCACCGTCGACGAGGACCCCGAGGTCTACCGCTTCATCATGGGCAACGGCTCGGCCGACCAGTCCTCGCTCGCGGAGTTCGAGAAGCTCTTCGCGGAGGTCGTCTCCGTGGTCATCACCGACCGCGCCGGCGCGAAGGGTATCGACACCGAAGGCGCCCTGCTGTGGTCCTACGTGCTGGTCGGCGGCATCCAGCTGGCCACGCACTGGTGGACGACCAACAAGTCGATGTCCCGCGAACAGGTCGTCGACTACCTCACGATGATGGCCTGGAGCGCCATCGAGGGAATGGCGCGGGCCAACGGGTCGCGCGAGGTTTTCAACGCGCAGCCGCATGTGCTGCCGACCTTCGATACCGACTCGGGAAACTGATCAACCGCCCGACTTCGGGTACCTCCACAGGGTGCTAGCTGGGCCGCTAGCTGAAGTTCACCGCTGTGCTCGACTTTGCGGATTCGTTGGCTAGTCTGAACCCGAGCGGTGCGCCGAGTGGGCTGCGTCACCGCCCGCGCGCTGGCACCAATGGAGGTACCTCGATGGCGAAGCAAGTGCCGACTTCCCGGCTTGCTCGTGGCACCAAGCTGGGTGCGGTCGCAGCCAGCTCGGTCATCCGGACGCAGCGCACGCGGCTATCGATGCGAGGAAGGTCCGACGCCGTGCGGGCCAAAATGGCCGAAGAGTCGATGATCCGCACTACCGAACAGGTGGTCATGGTCCTGGGGACCATGAAGGGCGTGGCCATGAAACTGGGCCAGATGATGTCCGTGCTCGATCTCGACCTGGTGCCCGAAGACCACCGGGAACGCTTCCAGAAGCGCCTCGCCGTGCTACGCGATGCCGCACCGACGGTGTCTTTCGAATCGATGCGCCGGGTGATCGAGGAAGACTTCGGGCAACCGCTCGATCGGGTGTTCGCCGAATTCGAATCGACGCCGATCGCGGCGGCCTCCATCGGCCAGGTCTATCGCGGCACCCTGCACGACGGTCGGCAGGTTGCGGTGAAAGTGCAGTACCCCGGCATCGACGTGGCGGTGCGCGCGGACCTGAAGAACCTGGCCATGTTCCGGCGGGTACTGCAATCGGCGATGCCGTGGGTGACCCCGGCCGTGCTCGACGAACTGCGGCTGAACATGGAGAGCGAACTCGACTATCAGGCCGAAGCCAACACCCAGCTGCAGATTGCCGAGGTCTATGCAGGCCACCCGTTCATCCGGGTGCCACGCTCGATGCCGGAACTCAGCACCACCCGGGTCCTGGTCAGCGAATACGTGGCGGGCATGGGCTTCGACGCCATCCGACGGCTGCCCGATACGGAGCGCAACCGGATCGCCGAGATCATCTACCGGTTCTACGTCGGCTCGCTGTTCACCTTCAACGAGTTCTGCGGCGACCCACATCCGGGCAACGTGCTGCTCGCTACCGACGGCAAAGTCGCGTTCCTGGATTTCGGCCTGTTCAACCGGATGGATCCGGAGCACGTGCGCTTCGAGACGATCTGCCTGCGCGCGGCGGCCGAGGATCGCGCCGAAGACCTGCGGCAGTTGATGATCGAACGCGGCGTCATCGACTCGCCCGAGGAGATCGGCGCGGAGGAATGTCTGGAATATGTACTCGCCGCGTCGGAATGGTGCCTGATCGACGAAGAGCTGACGATCACACCCGAACTGGCCAGCGGCGCGTTCCTGCTCGCCGTCGACCCGAGGGCCAGCGAGTTCGCCGGGATGAAGCAGCAGAACCTGCCGCCGGAGCACCTTTTCTCGCGCCGCGCCGACTTCCTGACCTTCGGCATGCTCGGGCAGCTCGAATGCACCGCGAACTGGCATCGCATTTCCCGCGAGTGGATCTACGACGAACCACCGGTCACCGAACTCGGACAGATTCATCACCAATGGCTCGCCGAGCACCCGCCGGTTCCGCCGAAAAAGCCTCGGGCCCGGGCGAAGAAGCCCATACGGGACAAGGCATAACGCACACAGCACTGATCGGGAGCAGGTAACGATGGCAGACACACGAGAATTCGACCTCACGCTATTCGGCGCAACAGGTTTCGTCGGCAAGCTCACCGCGGAGTACCTGGCAGGCGCCGCGCCCGAGTCGGCGCGCATCGCGCTGGCCGGGCGATCGCTGGACAAGCTGACGAAGGTGCGCGACGAACTCGGCCCTGCCGCCGCGGGCTGGGAACTGGTCGTGGCCGATTCCACCGATCAAGCCGCGCTCGATGCGCTGGCCGCGCGGACCACCGTCGTGGTCACCACCGTCGGCCCGTACCTGCGCTACGGCCTGCCACTGGTGGCCGCCTGCGCGAAGGCAGGTACTCACTATGCCGACCTCACCGGCGAGCCGCTGTTCATCAGGGATGCGATCGACCAGTTCCACGACCAGGCCGCAACCACCGGCGCGAAGATCGTGAATTCCTGCGGCTACGACTCGATTCCGTCGGACATCAGCGTGTACCAGCTCTACAAGCGTTCGGTCGCCGACAACACCGGCGAACTGGAGGAGACCACGCTCGTCGCCTGGCTCAAGGGCGGCGCGAGCGGCGGCACCATCGACTCCGGCCGCGCGATGATGGAAGCCATCGCCGAAGACCCGTCCAAGGGTCGAGTGCTGTCGCACCCGTACTCGCTGAGCCCCGACAAGTCGATGGATCCCGATGTGGGCCGCCAGTCCGATCAGGCCCTGCAGCGGGCAAGCAGCATCGACCCGAGCCTGGACGGGTGGGTCGCGACCTTCATCATGGGCTCGCACAACACCAAGATCGTCCGCCGTACCAACGGCCTGCTCGGCTGGGTGTACGGCAAGAACTTCCGCTACCGCGAGGTGATGAGCGCAGGTAAATCTCCGGTCGCTCCGCTGGTTGCGGCGGGCATGGCGGGCGGCATCGTGGCCACCATGGCGGCGGGCGCGGTGCTGTCGCGAGTCGCGATGGGCCGCAAGCTGCTGGACCGGGTGCTGCCGAAGCCCGGCACCGGGCCGAGTGAAAAGGCCCGCACCAGTGGCTGGTTCACCATGAAGACCTTCGCGCGTACCTCCTCGGGAGCCAAGTACGTCGCGACCTTCGCAGGCAGCGGCGACCCGGGCTACCAGGCGACCGCGGTGATGCTCGGCGAAGCAGGCCTGTGCCTGGCCTTCGACGGCGACAAGCAGCCCGAACTGGCAGGCATCCTCACCCCCGCGGCGGCCATGGGTGACGCACTGACCGACCGGCTGCGCGCGGCGGGAATCACCATCGAGGTCGACCGAACCTGAGTTCGGTTGCGGCGGGCGGTGATCGAGGCATGGTCACCGCCCGAATCGGCCGCTCCGACTGCCCGATGACGAGGAGCGCCCATGGAATTTCCAACTGATCAGCGCGGCCGTCCTCGATCAGACATCGCATCGATAGCGACCGAACCGAGGATGACCCCGTGAACCTCGCCAGACGCACCATGAACGCCCCCGCACTGGCAGCAGTATACGAAAGAGCTTGGCGGCCAACCCTTTTCTACCTGGCCAGCGGCCGTACCACCGCCGCCGATCGCCGCGACGCCGTCACCGCCCTGCACCTCGAGGGCTCCAAGAAAGTCCTCGATATCGCCTGCGGCCCAGGTAATTTCACCAAATATCTGAGCAGCGCACTCGACGGCGACGGCTACGCCATCGGCCTCGACTACTCCACACCGATGCTCGCCCGCGCCGTCACCGACAACGCGGGACCCCGCGTCGGCTACCTTCGCGGCGACGCCCGCCGACTCCCCTTCGCCGACGGCATCTTCGACGCCGTCTGCTGCTTCGGCGCCCTCTACCTCATTCCCGACCCGATCGCCGCCACCCGTGAAATGATCCGCGTCCTGGCACCCGGCGGCCGGATAGCCATCACCGCCAGCCACCGGACCG includes these proteins:
- a CDS encoding helix-turn-helix domain-containing protein gives rise to the protein MADQPEVSAEYTDSSAEQSAGVGEKAARVVNAAHDIGGFIRAQREAAQVSLRQLATLAGVSNPYLSQIERGLRNPSAEVLTQIAKALRVSSEVLYVRAGYLEQRPHSPIRDALLADTSISERQKQVLLDIYESFRRENGGNESGGDQWDSEVPLTTTDTPPRQENEE
- a CDS encoding heparin-binding hemagglutinin; translation: MTEKNQTTKPLFATVGAGDAVYAAVLDAVTQVRERAATADVTGRVEEARERFANVPADVQAQFETLRERLSGLPSELPEDLAELREKFTPEELRTLAEKYYAKVLDLYADLAVRGEETVERLRANHLVEDQIERVESLYTDAVSRAEDVLGKVNDLLGRPAKDEVEVEVEVEVVAEPVVEAEVLTVTTETAPAAAEEPVAAKAPAKKAPAKKAPAKKAAPKKV
- a CDS encoding DUF2516 family protein, whose amino-acid sequence is MGGVNVAQDLTGMILFVLRLVALGATIFALIHAIRQRPDAFTAVDKLTKPIWIAILAAALLFLLLSLTVTSLLALIAIIATGIYLADVRPKVDEIQRGPRW
- a CDS encoding TetR/AcrR family transcriptional regulator, producing MRTGRTDGRKRRWRQHKIDRREELVDGTLAAIRTRGSNAGMDEIAAEIGVSKTVLYRYFSDKNDLVHATMQRFIETTLMPRVYEAISLDADEYQLVRSALSAYVGTVDEDPEVYRFIMGNGSADQSSLAEFEKLFAEVVSVVITDRAGAKGIDTEGALLWSYVLVGGIQLATHWWTTNKSMSREQVVDYLTMMAWSAIEGMARANGSREVFNAQPHVLPTFDTDSGN
- a CDS encoding DUF445 domain-containing protein; translated protein: MEKAPGNIAVLDTRTQPAAAAPSTFAAFVDEEGKKRDLFRMKALATGLLAFATVIYLLCRWLESRGSGGDWVGYVRAASEAGMVGALADWFAVTALFRHPLGLPIPHTAIIRKKKDQLGASLGSFVGSNFLAPDVVSAKVTSAQISWRVGRWMADSGHAARVAEESSTILRAVVGVLRDEDVEQIIDNTIVKRIAEPLWGPPIGRVLAELLADNRQLPLLDMLAERAHQWALGSQETIDRIVLRDAPQWAPKFVNILLSEKIYRELVEFTWKVRSNPEHEVRLAANRFLEEFADDLQHDDAMIKKAERIKAQVMGREEITGMAEATWRAAKRLILESADDPSSTLRRKVAENVQQLGERLRDDDEMRAKVDGWIDRGARYLVGNYAGEITTLVTDTVARWDAEEASKKIELQVGRDLQFIRINGTVVGSLAGLAIYTISQVLFHG
- a CDS encoding alpha/beta fold hydrolase, whose product is MRAMLPSALGNLPEHIRGLLDVHRANLRNRTYATAALNPPTVAHQVVPVTTADGAKLRVHAYGPADGQVIVLVHGWTCAIEYWNAQINAFAGEYRVITYDQRGHGESELGSSPLTTDLLADDLAAVLAATLRRGRKAVLVGHSLGGMTLQAWAGRYPERVAEQALAVLLTNTAPHGLVATTTVVPLFNRPLPLLKLRIPLPAFIGRLGLGTPILFPPLAPVRWVFARQIMTLAATDDEIAFSMAIVRSCPARVRAEFGILLAEMDLGESARNLVVPTTVLAGSLDDMTPPAHSELIAEMLSETGSLAKYEVLNTGHLGNTEAHDRFNEELTQVLESTRTPAEAVG
- the purU gene encoding formyltetrahydrofolate deformylase, coding for MSSAPSALDDRRFVLSLGCPDRPGIIARITSFIAEFGGSIVEAGYHSDVDSGWFFTRQAIKASTVPFGIAELRDRFAGVAAELGPETEWQLLDSGERRRAVLLVSKDGHCLHDLLGRAASGELPATIEAVIGNHPDLAGMTEAHGVKFHYVPFPKDPAERGPAFEEVRALVDAHDPHAVVLARFMQVLPPELTEHWAGRAINIHHSFLPSFVGARPYHQAFARGVKLIGATCHYVTAELDAGPIIEQDVIRIDHADEVRDMVRQGRDIERVVLARGLRWHLEARVLVHGRRTVVFN
- the deoC gene encoding deoxyribose-phosphate aldolase; the encoded protein is MANSTSLTRAAVAAMIDHTLLAPEATTADVDALIAEARALGVYAICVSPSMLPVRAPGVAIATVAGFPSGKHHSLVKGAEARLSVEHGAAEVDMVIDVGAALAADYNAVLADIVTVREAMGERAVLKVIIESAALPDAAIVEVCRVAERAGANFVKTSTGFHPAGGASVHAVALMADTVGGRLGVKASGGIRTAEAAAELIAAGATRLGLSKSRAVLDGFPA
- a CDS encoding LmeA family phospholipid-binding protein; amino-acid sequence: MSQKPPATVTSTRRTLVIALVVVVTLLIGALVAGEAYARHKFSRCISTQFEKDMGSKIDVGFGWRPMLLTLIDGKVSRVTVDSADSKFGPAVGMVVHARFKDLDVENAGQGGGTINSSSADVTWNNDGIRQTLGGLVSGVHSSSSSGMLTLDVLGGLAQLQVQPRVTNGVVQVDTMSAELLGMGLPTDLVQGIVDVFTQSLQSYPMGLKATDIKVTDDGITVKLEGGRTELETAPGEARC
- a CDS encoding GNAT family N-acetyltransferase translates to MLIRRERADDVTAIAAVHRSAFGPQYADGDARYTLADADIVEMTGEAADDGAGDPPEVDLVARLRSDEGWIPTLSLVAIEHDIVIGHVCLTRAAVGPFPVLALGPLGVDTEHQGSGVGAALVHAALGAADALDEPLVALLGSVDYYPQFGFVPAARLGITPDEPAWVSHFQVRPLTAYESQIVGEFHYAEPFYGV